In a genomic window of Gossypium arboreum isolate Shixiya-1 chromosome 7, ASM2569848v2, whole genome shotgun sequence:
- the LOC108475660 gene encoding uncharacterized protein LOC108475660, which produces MDDLGCTSYNKLKGAVSLLRDEAYQLWITVKEVTQADCLTWKFFKTTFQAKYVGASYVDARRREFLNLTQGDRTVAEYEAEFFTIEPLSPQSERDFVALVDKAKIVEDVTRAVCQNNEKSRGKRDAKPSNSFQRFKKKPRAEGPTRVRTPTATTGPWFCANCGKHHQGECWKKMGACLRCRSLEHWVKDCQRRLE; this is translated from the exons ATGGATGACCTTGGCTGTACCTCTTATAATAAGTTAAAAGGTGCAGTATCCCTACTAAGAGACGAAGCTTACCAGTTGTGGATTACCGTCAAAGAGGTCACTCAAGCTGATTGTTTGACTTGGAagtttttcaagactactttccAAGCAAAATATGTAGGTgccagctatgtggatgctcgtagaAGGGAATTTCTGAACTTAACTCAAGGAGATAGgacagtggctgaatatgaggctgaattttttaCAATTGAACCGCTAT ctcctcagaGCGAGCGAGATTTTGTAGCACTGGTTGACAAGGCAAAAATCGTCGAGGATGTGACACGCGCTGTGTGCCAGAACAATGAGAAAAGTAGAGGTAAGAGGGATGCTAAGCCCTCAAATTCTTTTCAGAGGTTTAAGAAAAAGCCTAGAGCTGAGGGGCCAACTAGAGTTAGGACCCCTACTGCTACTACTGGACCGTGGTTTTGTGCTAATTGCGGGAAACACCATCAGGGAGAATGCTGGAAAAAGATGGGTGCATGTTTGAGATGCAGATCATTGGAACATTGGGTCAAAGATTGTCAACGGAGGCTCGAgtag